One window from the genome of Desulforamulus ruminis DSM 2154 encodes:
- a CDS encoding DUF2786 domain-containing protein, whose product MAAEAIDAANERVQQTEGEAAIVREQTDKELNEMSRELNEMREALAREKEAREQSTRVASFAEQAASVAGRRLGKREIEEDYKVEQDKIINKIRKVLALTKSNYQEEAQAALLKAQELMAQHGITMSEIEISSKEVDLEKQVVDTCVSESRRNTWYEKNLSSIIGKNFRCHPYVTGGKGIYFIGLKEDVEIAKEIYLYALTTMLYLATNYVKENRNKIIRITSKQLKNDYMIGFLNGLKKRFEEQVESKGYALILAKDALVVQAVEEKNLIKKKGSKIVIAGSLDARQTGYRDGRNFNENKKMIR is encoded by the coding sequence ATGGCTGCGGAGGCCATTGATGCTGCTAATGAAAGGGTCCAACAAACAGAAGGCGAAGCAGCTATTGTTAGAGAACAGACTGACAAAGAATTAAATGAAATGAGTAGAGAATTAAATGAAATGAGAGAGGCTTTAGCCAGAGAAAAAGAAGCCCGGGAACAATCAACTAGAGTGGCAAGTTTTGCTGAACAGGCTGCCTCTGTTGCCGGACGAAGATTAGGGAAGAGAGAGATAGAGGAGGATTATAAAGTGGAACAAGATAAGATCATTAACAAGATACGCAAGGTCCTTGCGTTAACGAAAAGTAACTATCAGGAAGAAGCTCAGGCAGCTCTGTTGAAGGCACAGGAACTTATGGCTCAACATGGAATCACAATGTCTGAAATTGAGATCTCTTCAAAGGAAGTAGACTTAGAAAAGCAGGTGGTTGACACATGCGTTTCAGAAAGCAGAAGAAACACCTGGTACGAAAAAAACTTATCTTCAATTATAGGTAAAAATTTTCGTTGTCATCCCTATGTAACAGGTGGTAAAGGGATCTATTTTATAGGATTAAAAGAAGATGTAGAAATTGCGAAAGAGATTTATTTGTATGCCCTTACCACGATGCTTTATTTAGCAACTAACTATGTAAAAGAGAACCGTAATAAAATAATTAGAATAACAAGTAAGCAATTAAAAAATGATTATATGATTGGGTTTCTTAATGGACTAAAAAAACGGTTTGAAGAACAGGTTGAATCAAAGGGATACGCTTTAATCTTGGCTAAGGATGCCCTGGTTGTACAAGCCGTAGAGGAGAAAAATTTAATAAAGAAAAAAGGCAGTAAAATTGTAATAGCAGGTTCTTTAGATGCCAGGCAAACCGGGTATCGGGATGGCCGTAACTTTAATGAGAATAAGAAAATGATTCGCTAA
- a CDS encoding GNAT family N-acetyltransferase gives MRSEEIHTQSIILQAIIDCDYDKYKDFTCGNGSLDQFLKTEAYLSHVEKEASTTLVLADNELVAYFTLKHSTIRFENDKGSLEAVECLEIARIGVSIFKQNQGIGKAIVNHIIEYAYIFNEKYIISLALRERVKWYIRNFGFQVAVEEELEADTGDPVIFIYLNLDFQKLKEELESNP, from the coding sequence ATGCGTTCGGAAGAAATCCACACGCAGTCAATAATCCTTCAAGCAATTATTGATTGTGATTATGATAAGTATAAGGATTTTACTTGTGGAAATGGCAGCTTAGATCAGTTCTTAAAAACAGAGGCCTATTTAAGTCATGTTGAGAAAGAGGCAAGTACAACGCTTGTGCTTGCCGATAACGAATTGGTTGCATATTTCACCCTGAAGCATTCTACGATCCGGTTTGAAAATGATAAAGGCAGTCTGGAAGCTGTTGAGTGCTTAGAAATTGCAAGAATAGGAGTTAGTATATTTAAACAAAACCAGGGGATCGGGAAGGCGATTGTAAATCATATCATTGAATATGCCTATATTTTTAATGAGAAGTATATCATTAGCCTTGCATTGCGTGAAAGAGTGAAATGGTATATCAGAAATTTTGGTTTTCAGGTTGCAGTAGAGGAAGAGTTAGAAGCAGACACCGGTGACCCGGTCATCTTTATATATCTAAATCTGGATTTTCAAAAATTGAAAGAAGAACTTGAAAGTAACCCTTAA
- a CDS encoding class II glutamine amidotransferase, protein MGPKGTEQVFEFLEASMGGHGNGVAYVKKEKVYIRKGLKFPVSKASKLAFNSCAEWFIFHTRWASMGEVSNQNCHPFQYGRIVAAMNGTEFGLRSLSRAMGEITDTEALVISIAASSYHLPAIEIAKRFTELDSVFVGLIKQDKKYVPFASVGPALGDLQVYQDKGAIIMASELPFVDETKVMNAIDGFYWAGGPVPEDSLVKMGAKNRIKRAKSINRFYHEIPNYYGYYGSRGLR, encoded by the coding sequence TTGGGACCCAAAGGAACGGAACAGGTTTTTGAATTTCTTGAAGCCAGCATGGGTGGCCATGGTAATGGGGTCGCTTATGTTAAAAAGGAAAAAGTCTATATAAGGAAAGGGCTTAAGTTTCCGGTCAGTAAAGCAAGTAAATTAGCCTTTAATTCCTGTGCGGAATGGTTCATCTTTCATACAAGATGGGCAAGCATGGGGGAAGTATCAAATCAGAATTGCCATCCGTTCCAATACGGCCGTATTGTGGCAGCCATGAACGGAACTGAGTTTGGGTTGAGATCCCTTAGTCGAGCAATGGGAGAGATCACGGATACAGAAGCCTTAGTTATATCCATTGCCGCATCTTCCTACCATCTTCCGGCCATAGAAATTGCAAAACGGTTTACTGAGCTTGATTCCGTTTTTGTAGGGCTAATTAAACAGGATAAGAAATATGTCCCTTTTGCCAGTGTAGGACCCGCGCTGGGGGATCTTCAAGTCTATCAAGATAAGGGAGCTATCATAATGGCCTCTGAACTACCTTTTGTAGATGAAACCAAAGTTATGAATGCAATTGATGGTTTTTATTGGGCTGGTGGTCCTGTTCCGGAAGATAGCCTAGTAAAGATGGGCGCAAAAAATAGAATAAAGAGGGCTAAATCTATTAATAGATTTTACCATGAGATCCCGAATTATTATGGATACTATGGGTCTAGAGGGCTAAGGTAG
- a CDS encoding recombinase family protein yields MSNIEHSLSEILKALKSEPGLPQRLVDGLMAVREKRAIKRAIGHYGYDYDFVKGKLVINREESAIIRWKVRQFLSYSDNPPDELLKRAIKANGLRKPLESVSHEEAKSLVSTSQILEYIAHEFCIKEVYYLTIKEIDPSIEFEDILNLKLEKFPEAELQELKEKMYSPEYTKKESEYKLHIKRIFSDPLYVGDAKVCERGKGPMKQSLTIKNDHEAIIPREQFDELQRVMQACRENKDYPVLK; encoded by the coding sequence TTGAGCAATATAGAACACTCATTAAGCGAGATACTAAAAGCCTTGAAATCTGAGCCTGGATTGCCGCAACGCTTGGTAGACGGGTTGATGGCTGTTCGGGAAAAAAGAGCGATAAAACGGGCGATCGGACATTATGGCTATGATTATGATTTCGTAAAAGGAAAGCTCGTTATCAATAGGGAAGAGAGTGCAATTATACGATGGAAAGTGAGACAGTTTCTTTCCTACTCCGATAATCCACCAGATGAACTGCTGAAAAGGGCTATCAAAGCCAACGGCTTAAGAAAGCCCTTAGAGTCTGTGAGCCATGAAGAAGCCAAATCACTAGTAAGTACCTCTCAAATTTTAGAGTATATAGCTCATGAATTTTGCATAAAAGAAGTCTATTATCTAACCATAAAGGAGATAGATCCTTCAATAGAATTTGAGGACATTCTTAATTTGAAGCTGGAAAAATTCCCAGAAGCAGAACTTCAAGAGCTTAAGGAGAAAATGTATAGCCCGGAGTATACGAAAAAAGAATCAGAATACAAATTACACATAAAGCGTATTTTTAGTGACCCTCTCTATGTTGGTGATGCTAAAGTTTGCGAACGTGGGAAAGGACCAATGAAACAAAGTCTCACAATTAAAAATGATCATGAAGCTATCATTCCACGTGAGCAATTTGATGAACTACAAAGAGTGATGCAAGCTTGCAGGGAAAATAAAGATTACCCTGTCCTGAAATAA
- a CDS encoding tyrosine-type recombinase/integrase gives MVMQLETYLGALHPVENKSTKDRLRYFFTWALDSKGLPPNIPENKKIFLESFIITGQRIKADKEPLIGVLKEYSEWDQMQTLSENTNKSYLTNNKLFIQWMSSHTNEEFNPLNITPSLIKTYRDELVKTNTPGTTNTKLMAIMSLCNFLVEKDFLESNPAKRIRGLLCDEVSNGEDKWLSPREQSLLIHRLEKENILLDITMVLVMLDAGLRPSEVVKLDLNNLTLYPVNQSKIYINNSKRNKSRSVPMKFIEKRFKDKMKYIGGRLHEALRKYIDFRENQYGSDQEALFILRGKRIDYQYLHQRVEYYRQLTGIRRLNPRTLRHSFAKNLKDNGASDTEVAFLLGHTKKNGDPNIQMVARYTKPGTQDLQRTVNRLSE, from the coding sequence ATGGTTATGCAGCTGGAAACATACCTTGGGGCTCTTCATCCGGTTGAAAATAAGTCCACAAAGGACCGATTAAGGTATTTCTTCACTTGGGCTCTTGATAGTAAAGGGTTGCCGCCGAACATCCCAGAAAATAAAAAGATCTTTCTGGAATCTTTCATAATAACGGGACAGAGAATAAAAGCTGATAAAGAACCTCTTATAGGAGTCTTGAAGGAGTATTCTGAGTGGGATCAAATGCAGACTCTTTCAGAAAACACCAATAAATCTTACTTAACGAACAACAAGCTATTTATTCAATGGATGTCAAGCCATACCAATGAAGAATTTAACCCCCTGAATATCACGCCTTCCCTGATCAAAACATACCGTGATGAATTGGTAAAAACTAATACACCCGGTACCACGAATACTAAACTCATGGCCATTATGTCCCTGTGCAATTTCTTAGTAGAAAAAGATTTCTTAGAGTCTAATCCGGCGAAAAGGATTCGCGGTTTATTGTGTGATGAAGTGAGTAACGGAGAGGATAAGTGGTTATCCCCCAGAGAACAATCTCTATTAATTCATCGTTTAGAGAAAGAAAATATTCTTTTGGATATAACCATGGTGCTTGTTATGTTAGATGCGGGTCTAAGGCCTTCTGAAGTTGTTAAGCTGGATCTTAACAACTTAACCTTATATCCCGTTAATCAGAGCAAAATTTATATCAATAATTCAAAACGAAATAAATCTCGATCAGTGCCTATGAAATTTATTGAGAAAAGATTTAAGGATAAAATGAAGTATATTGGCGGCCGGCTGCATGAGGCCTTAAGAAAATACATTGATTTTCGTGAGAATCAATACGGTAGTGATCAAGAGGCTCTTTTTATCTTGAGGGGAAAGCGCATAGATTATCAATATTTGCATCAACGTGTAGAATATTACCGGCAACTCACAGGTATTCGTAGACTGAACCCCCGTACACTTAGGCATAGCTTTGCAAAAAATCTTAAGGATAATGGGGCCTCAGATACAGAAGTGGCTTTTTTACTTGGTCACACAAAAAAAAATGGAGATCCAAATATTCAGATGGTAGCCAGATATACGAAACCCGGCACCCAGGATTTACAGCGAACGGTAAATCGTCTTTCAGAATAA
- a CDS encoding helix-turn-helix transcriptional regulator, translating to MDFSLIKIPKDMEEVLNIIYLKAKKLNPGLTESLFLQRILEEWLEPYKRETSGSNQLPRSKVVLRNKVKAALEFYGKAQKQVARDVGIDRSYLCQIANNAPHDLSVKIAFLIADSIGYPKEKFRELFYLESAEQE from the coding sequence TTGGACTTTAGCTTGATAAAAATACCAAAAGACATGGAAGAGGTTCTGAATATTATCTACCTTAAGGCGAAAAAGCTCAACCCCGGCCTTACAGAGAGTCTTTTCCTCCAACGTATTTTAGAAGAGTGGTTAGAGCCATATAAACGTGAAACTAGTGGATCTAATCAGCTTCCCAGAAGTAAGGTAGTTTTACGAAATAAAGTTAAAGCAGCACTTGAATTTTATGGAAAGGCACAAAAACAGGTTGCAAGAGATGTAGGGATTGACCGATCATATCTTTGCCAGATCGCTAATAATGCCCCCCATGACTTATCTGTCAAAATTGCTTTTCTTATAGCTGACTCAATAGGATACCCTAAAGAAAAATTTAGAGAACTGTTTTATTTGGAGTCTGCTGAACAGGAATAA
- a CDS encoding FtsK/SpoIIIE domain-containing protein codes for MTVHDAKVETYYPYLWDPTPYLEKMDLPIPIGYGPTGQLKVIDLADLPHMRVGGTTFTGKSNFLHNLFISLAKLPYVRLAVIDLALLEFSYSRGFAAFATETITALRLLTALEKEMHRRRQVLEAVGVEKIQEYHSLMGEESKYDLPYIILLIDEFAFMNPDSTPETGEKEIRRQCQSICANLAALARKVGIHLILAMQRPDMKILPGQLKANLPGALSFKTIDDVNSQIILDNNAAANLPDIKGRAIWQVGNRQQEVQVMHLPLKKARMILNQLRGVRDSGEWINYEAKRLPPSKSSRKASKTL; via the coding sequence ATGACTGTCCATGATGCAAAGGTGGAAACATACTACCCCTACCTTTGGGACCCTACGCCTTATTTAGAAAAAATGGATTTACCCATTCCCATTGGCTACGGCCCTACCGGTCAGTTGAAAGTCATTGACCTGGCGGATCTTCCACATATGAGGGTTGGGGGTACTACCTTCACTGGAAAGAGCAATTTTCTTCATAACCTGTTTATCTCGCTGGCAAAATTGCCCTATGTCCGTCTGGCAGTTATTGATTTAGCTCTACTGGAATTTAGCTACTCCAGGGGATTTGCTGCATTTGCAACTGAAACAATCACAGCTTTAAGACTTTTAACTGCTTTGGAAAAGGAAATGCATCGTCGGCGACAGGTTCTTGAGGCAGTTGGAGTGGAGAAAATTCAGGAGTACCATTCTCTCATGGGTGAGGAGAGTAAATATGATCTGCCCTATATCATTTTACTGATAGACGAATTCGCCTTCATGAATCCGGACAGTACCCCGGAGACAGGAGAAAAAGAAATCCGGAGACAGTGCCAGTCCATTTGTGCAAACCTTGCGGCCCTGGCGAGAAAAGTAGGTATTCACTTGATTCTTGCCATGCAGCGACCGGATATGAAAATCCTACCCGGCCAGTTAAAGGCAAATCTACCTGGAGCACTTTCCTTTAAAACCATTGATGACGTTAACTCTCAAATTATATTGGATAATAACGCAGCTGCAAACCTTCCGGATATTAAGGGCCGGGCTATTTGGCAGGTTGGGAACCGGCAGCAAGAAGTACAGGTAATGCATCTGCCGTTGAAAAAGGCAAGAATGATTCTAAATCAGCTTCGAGGGGTGAGGGATTCTGGGGAATGGATTAACTACGAGGCAAAAAGGCTCCCTCCGTCGAAAAGCTCAAGAAAGGCTTCTAAAACTCTATAA
- a CDS encoding ImmA/IrrE family metallo-endopeptidase: MLLNTNLKLDPIKLLCSLAEEVGHHFTEAKSNILTGTESLADLLNVSIDELKAKIWAINFLIPENEFLELQTLEDVELANHFQVTLDFVRLRRQSFNILKHA, encoded by the coding sequence ATTCTTTTAAACACCAATCTGAAATTGGACCCAATTAAGCTTCTCTGTTCCCTGGCAGAAGAAGTTGGCCATCACTTTACCGAGGCCAAATCAAATATATTAACAGGAACTGAAAGCCTGGCAGATTTATTGAATGTAAGTATAGATGAACTCAAAGCCAAGATATGGGCTATAAACTTTCTAATACCAGAGAATGAGTTCTTAGAATTACAAACATTGGAGGATGTCGAACTAGCTAACCATTTCCAAGTTACGCTTGATTTTGTAAGGCTAAGAAGACAGTCATTCAACATACTAAAACATGCTTAG
- a CDS encoding helix-turn-helix domain-containing protein has translation MDIASKIIYLREKKGYSTNKLAKLSCVSQSYLRDIEQGKSQPTVDVLSRICGVLDITISDFFDESNNKQTKSVNLEPLISEIQNLYSTQVDLVKNIVTEFSKVNQLLKRSTTKTLSREILDLFNSKEPITLAGKPISLEERIQILEVLRDILPSEDVMTKEDNEVLAASYEGERFFHIPTLEEGEDIQKAIEAAMAQKKKDQEK, from the coding sequence ATGGATATTGCATCTAAGATTATTTATTTAAGAGAAAAAAAGGGATATTCCACTAACAAACTTGCAAAATTATCTTGTGTTTCTCAATCTTATCTGAGAGATATCGAACAAGGTAAAAGTCAGCCGACCGTAGATGTTCTGTCTCGTATCTGCGGAGTGTTGGATATTACTATATCTGATTTCTTTGATGAATCTAATAATAAACAAACAAAGTCAGTCAATTTAGAACCTTTAATATCAGAAATTCAGAATCTATATTCTACGCAAGTAGATCTAGTGAAAAATATTGTTACTGAGTTTTCGAAGGTTAATCAGCTTCTAAAACGGAGTACTACAAAAACTTTAAGTCGCGAGATCCTAGACTTATTTAATTCCAAAGAACCGATTACTCTCGCTGGCAAACCCATATCCTTGGAAGAAAGAATTCAGATACTAGAAGTCCTTAGAGATATCCTTCCCTCTGAGGATGTCATGACTAAAGAAGACAATGAAGTCCTTGCAGCCAGCTACGAAGGTGAGCGTTTTTTTCATATACCTACCCTTGAAGAGGGTGAAGACATTCAAAAGGCTATAGAGGCTGCGATGGCACAAAAAAAGAAAGATCAAGAAAAATAG
- a CDS encoding helix-turn-helix domain-containing protein produces MHLIKEHRKSLGWTQTKLAQASGVSQTYISEIEAGKFQPTVKIMQKLAASMGITVSELLGEKMPLKAAGE; encoded by the coding sequence ATGCACTTAATAAAGGAACATAGAAAAAGCCTAGGTTGGACTCAAACTAAACTTGCACAAGCTTCAGGAGTATCACAAACATATATAAGCGAGATTGAGGCTGGAAAGTTTCAACCCACAGTTAAGATAATGCAAAAGCTTGCTGCTAGCATGGGCATAACTGTCTCTGAGCTACTAGGAGAAAAGATGCCCCTTAAGGCAGCTGGCGAATAG
- a CDS encoding helix-turn-helix domain-containing protein: protein MREKNGISRSALSRKSGVALSFINDIERGPSLTNFWFFL, encoded by the coding sequence TTGCGAGAAAAAAATGGTATTAGCCGAAGTGCATTATCTAGGAAATCCGGTGTTGCTCTCTCGTTTATCAACGATATTGAACGCGGACCGAGTTTGACAAACTTTTGGTTTTTTTTATGA
- a CDS encoding helix-turn-helix domain-containing protein, with product MDIDSSLTTLKKDIGSRLTKFREAKNYSRNRLANESGVTQGFISLIELGKRLPKLEVLSKICSVLGITFEEFFSNKGKEELPINNNFNQLNSLAQKLTSDQLQLINSVMKEIVRVNKTTLWTNKTDIIELLDLLERKYATLTVAGRPITLEERVQLLKALNTTILPPEDEDGSR from the coding sequence ATGGATATTGATTCCAGCCTTACAACACTCAAAAAAGATATTGGCTCTCGCCTTACAAAGTTCAGAGAGGCTAAAAATTATAGTAGAAATAGACTGGCCAATGAATCTGGTGTAACTCAAGGTTTTATTAGCTTGATTGAATTAGGCAAAAGGTTGCCGAAATTAGAGGTGCTTTCTAAAATTTGTTCTGTACTAGGTATAACCTTTGAAGAGTTTTTTTCTAATAAAGGAAAAGAAGAACTTCCTATAAATAATAATTTCAATCAGTTAAATAGCTTGGCACAAAAATTGACGAGTGATCAATTGCAATTAATTAATTCTGTTATGAAAGAGATCGTCAGAGTTAATAAAACTACACTATGGACTAACAAAACCGATATTATAGAACTTTTAGATTTACTTGAGAGAAAATATGCTACTCTTACCGTTGCCGGTAGACCTATAACATTGGAAGAAAGAGTTCAGTTATTAAAGGCGTTGAATACCACCATTCTCCCTCCAGAGGATGAAGATGGAAGTCGGTAA
- a CDS encoding helix-turn-helix domain-containing protein, with translation MKLDLKKLREAAGLSQSELANRVGVTQGYISHIEKNLRAPALKILDALARELNVHPTELIVKETSNRAVGE, from the coding sequence ATGAAGCTTGATCTTAAAAAGTTACGTGAAGCAGCCGGGCTCTCCCAATCTGAACTTGCAAATAGGGTTGGTGTTACTCAAGGATATATTAGTCATATTGAAAAAAACTTAAGAGCTCCTGCGTTAAAGATTTTGGACGCGCTTGCCCGGGAACTAAATGTTCATCCTACTGAATTAATCGTAAAAGAGACTTCCAATAGAGCTGTAGGAGAGTAA
- a CDS encoding ParA family protein: MAKKITISNQKGGTAKTTSALNLGACLAEKGKQVLLVDFDPQANLTRGLGIILKDDEPGIDEFLKEECEHEEAIQNTEIEKLSIIPSRIDLAGVEENFLREPGREQQLRVVLGDIQDQYDYILIDPPPSLGRLMMNALTAADQVIIPVPAQIYAVEGLQLLLETIDSVRARVNPYLEDWAILHTLIDYRRKEDRLIMQMIKARYGAKVLNSAIRVNARIPEASRKGQAITQYAKNSVGEKEYSSCAEELLKIYEGVA, from the coding sequence ATGGCTAAAAAAATCACTATATCAAACCAAAAAGGGGGGACTGCAAAAACCACCAGTGCCCTTAACCTGGGGGCCTGCTTGGCTGAGAAAGGCAAACAAGTTCTGTTGGTGGATTTTGACCCACAGGCCAACTTAACCCGAGGTCTGGGCATAATCCTAAAGGATGATGAACCTGGAATAGATGAGTTTTTGAAGGAAGAATGCGAACATGAAGAAGCAATCCAAAATACAGAAATTGAAAAACTGTCTATTATACCCTCCCGCATTGATCTAGCTGGGGTTGAAGAGAACTTCTTAAGGGAACCTGGTCGTGAACAGCAGCTAAGAGTCGTCTTGGGCGATATTCAGGACCAATATGATTACATATTAATTGACCCACCGCCATCCTTGGGGCGACTTATGATGAATGCCCTAACTGCAGCCGACCAAGTGATTATTCCAGTGCCTGCCCAAATATATGCTGTAGAGGGACTGCAGCTACTTTTGGAAACCATCGACAGTGTTAGGGCCAGGGTAAACCCCTATCTGGAAGATTGGGCTATCTTACATACCTTAATTGATTATAGGCGGAAAGAGGATCGGTTGATCATGCAGATGATTAAGGCGCGGTATGGAGCAAAGGTTCTAAATAGTGCTATTCGCGTAAACGCCAGGATTCCGGAGGCATCAAGAAAAGGCCAAGCTATTACCCAGTATGCTAAAAACTCTGTTGGAGAGAAGGAATATAGTAGTTGCGCGGAGGAACTGCTAAAAATTTACGAAGGAGTGGCATGA
- a CDS encoding ParB/RepB/Spo0J family partition protein, with translation MFLTGTGKQERGNLRRTRILELPIDSITPNPDQPRKKFNLVQIMELAESIKEHGILQPIGVRKVETGHQIVYGERRWRAAAVAGMETVPIVIVPEDADIRTIAMIENLHRQDLSAIEKAMAIKEMMQAEKLSMEAVGQKLGLGKTRVHQLLNILKLPEELLAEFCRANMNETHARGLLALKKFPDAQKELFQKIIDQDLAGNQALIWAENYLKKLPSKTPVSDMVSKSLNKLAKIEKRWLKITNEERERYIKELLPLKEKIDYLLGNS, from the coding sequence ATGTTTTTGACCGGGACAGGGAAGCAAGAGAGAGGCAATTTAAGAAGAACCCGAATTTTGGAGCTTCCTATCGATTCGATCACTCCGAACCCGGATCAGCCAAGAAAAAAATTTAATTTAGTCCAAATAATGGAATTGGCTGAGTCAATAAAAGAGCATGGAATCTTGCAGCCCATCGGAGTCCGAAAAGTTGAAACCGGACATCAGATTGTATATGGAGAACGCAGGTGGCGGGCGGCTGCGGTGGCCGGGATGGAAACAGTCCCTATCGTTATAGTTCCCGAGGATGCAGATATACGAACAATTGCCATGATTGAAAATCTTCACCGTCAGGATCTTTCGGCCATAGAAAAAGCCATGGCAATAAAAGAGATGATGCAGGCGGAGAAGCTAAGCATGGAGGCGGTTGGCCAAAAACTGGGACTAGGGAAAACCCGGGTTCATCAGCTGCTTAATATTCTAAAACTTCCTGAGGAATTGCTGGCGGAATTCTGCAGGGCGAATATGAATGAAACCCATGCGAGGGGTTTGTTAGCACTTAAAAAATTCCCTGATGCCCAAAAGGAGCTTTTTCAAAAAATTATCGACCAGGATCTTGCCGGGAACCAGGCTCTGATCTGGGCAGAAAACTATCTTAAAAAACTACCGTCGAAAACCCCGGTTAGTGATATGGTGAGTAAGTCCTTAAATAAACTTGCCAAAATCGAAAAACGATGGCTAAAGATAACTAACGAGGAAAGGGAACGCTATATAAAAGAATTGTTGCCCTTAAAAGAAAAAATAGATTATTTATTAGGTAATTCTTAA